One genomic segment of Hordeum vulgare subsp. vulgare chromosome 2H, MorexV3_pseudomolecules_assembly, whole genome shotgun sequence includes these proteins:
- the LOC123429944 gene encoding uncharacterized protein LOC123429944 isoform X1, with translation MPMPEASPWDFFNPFDSYNQELPHYSSEVREREGIPELEEETEHESSMRESLKAWKAVESTASNRIDNVDVSAKVKVSSGDDVAKILEVGSIRYRPRSRILKLIVSRMMGTFALLFSEPPVKNAEQSAIGSSSRTQNSS, from the exons ATGCCGATGCCAGAAGCGTCGCCATGGGACTTCTTCAACCCGTTCGACTCCTACAACCAGGAGCTTCCACATTACTCCAGCGAGGTGAGGGAAAGGGAAGGGATCCCGGAgctggaggaggagacggaacacGAGTCGTCCATGAGGGAGTCACTCAAGGCCTGGAAAGCGGTGGAGAGCACCGCGTCGAACCGGATCGACAATGTGGATGTCAGTGCCAAGGTGAAGGTGTCCTCTGGAGATGATGTTGCCAAGATCCTTGAGGTCGGGAGCATTCGGTACAGACCGCGGAGCAGGATCTTAAAAT TGATAGTTTCACGGATGATGGGAACCTTTGCCTTGTTGTTCTCTGAACCTCCAGTGAAGAACGCAGAACAATCAGCTATTGGTTCATCCAGCAGAACTCAG
- the LOC123429944 gene encoding uncharacterized protein LOC123429944 isoform X2, protein MPMPEASPWDFFNPFDSYNQELPHYSSEVREREGIPELEEETEHESSMRESLKAWKAVESTASNRIDNVDVSAKVKVSSGDDVAKILEVGSIRYRPRSRILKWSILEKSGLRACETLKFSSSMGCTLRCHT, encoded by the exons ATGCCGATGCCAGAAGCGTCGCCATGGGACTTCTTCAACCCGTTCGACTCCTACAACCAGGAGCTTCCACATTACTCCAGCGAGGTGAGGGAAAGGGAAGGGATCCCGGAgctggaggaggagacggaacacGAGTCGTCCATGAGGGAGTCACTCAAGGCCTGGAAAGCGGTGGAGAGCACCGCGTCGAACCGGATCGACAATGTGGATGTCAGTGCCAAGGTGAAGGTGTCCTCTGGAGATGATGTTGCCAAGATCCTTGAGGTCGGGAGCATTCGGTACAGACCGCGGAGCAGGATCTTAAAAT GGTCGATCTTGGAAAAGTCTGGATTGCGTGCTTGTGaaactttgaagttttcttcgTCAATGGGCTGTACTCTGCGATGCCACACATGA
- the LOC123429945 gene encoding AAA-ATPase At3g50940-like has translation MEQRHDTIVGGRTPPRGNNLSAQHKELRLHYTTLSCLLLALGCSAPMEFPSAASSPSIYKLVDTYKKAAATAASVTAYAVLARGMARELLPPDLCAAVRWGASLVRGHLEPRPAERRTVVVKRMEGCTINCVKFNSLYDDVSEYLATRIDPQSMRRLCLSGTGARKVMSMDSGDSMTDVFEGVQFTWTSVSGEGHRGPESLELTFDAQHTGMALGRYVPSITAAVEQVRRRDRALKIFMNEGLSWSGISHDHPATFDTLAMDPLTKQAVIADLDRFLKRKEYYRRIGKAWKRGYLLYGPPGTGKSSLVAAVANYLRFNLYDLDLSEVGYNAALQKLLIGMPNRSILVIEDIDCCFSATSREDDKERKTLPRANYGHGDDDSEDRSNTSITLSGLLNFIDGLWSTSGKERVIIFTTNYKDRLDPALLRPGRMDMHIYMGYCGWEAFRTLARNYFVVDDHSLFPEIQELLAEVEVTPAEVSEMLLRNEDADVALLGLVEFLTAKKQGEKDSVKA, from the exons ATGGAACAACGACACGACACCATAGTGGGCGGACGCACACCTCCGCGAGGAAATAACTTGTCGGCACAACACAAGGAGCTACGCCTACACTACACTACACTGTCTTGTCTTCTCTTGGCTCTTGGCTGCTCGGCGCCAATGGAGTTCCCGTCCGCGGCTTCCTCGCCCTCGATCTACAAGCTGGTGGACACGTACAAGAAGGCGGCGGCCACGGCGGCGTCCGTCACCGCGTACGCCGTGCTGGCGCGGGGCATGGCGCGGGAGCTCCTGCCGCCCGACCTGTGCGCCGCCGTCCGCTGGGGCGCCTCGCTCGTGCGCGGCCACCTCGAGCCCCGGCCTGCCGAGCGCCGCACCGTCGTCGTCAAGCGCATGGAAGGCTGCACCATAAACTGCGTCAAGTTCAACTCCTTGTACGACGATGTCAGCGAGTACCTCGCCACCAGGATCGACCCGCAGTCCATGCGCCGGCTCTGCCTCAGCGGCACCGGCGCCAGGAAGGTCATGTCCATGGACAGCGGCGACTCCATGACCGATGTCTTCGAGGGCGTCCAGTTCACGTGGACGTCTGTCTCGGGGGAAGGCCACAGAGGGCCGGAGTCGCTGGAGCTCACCTTCGACGCGCAACACACGGGCATGGCGCTGGGCAGGTACGTGCCCTCCATCACGGCCGCGGTGGAGCAGGTGCGCCGTCGGGACCGCGCGCTCAAGATCTTCATGAACGAGGGTTTGTCGTGGAGCGGGATCAGCCACGACCACCCGGCCACGTTCGACACGCTCGCCATGGACCCGCTCACCAAGCAGGCCGTCATCGCCGACCTGGACAGGTTCTTGAAGCGCAAGGAGTACTACCGGCGGATCGGCAAGGCATGGAAGCGCGGTTACCTTCTCTACGGCCCGCCGGGCACCGGCAAGTCCAGCCTGGTGGCCGCCGTGGCCAACTACCTCCGCTTCAACCTCTACGACCTCGACCTCTCCGAGGTGG GCTACAACGCCGCGCTGCAGAAGCTGCTCATCGGCATGCCCAACAGGTCCATCCTTGTCATCGAGGACATCGACTGCTGCTTCAGCGCCACGTCCAGGGAAGATGACAAGGAGCGCAAGACGCTGCCGCGGGCCAACTATGGCCATGGCGACGATGACTCTGAGGACCGCTCAAACACG AGTATCACACTGTCGGGGCTACTCAACTTCATCGATGGGCTCTGGTCGACCAGCGGCAAGGAGCGCGTCATCATCTTCACCACCAACTACAAGGATCGCCTCGACCCGGCGCTGCTGCGTCCTGGGCGCATGGACATGCACATCTACATGGGCTACTGTGGCTGGGAGGCGTTCAGGACGCTGGCTCGGAACTACTTCGTCGTCGACGACCACTCTCTGTTCCCGGAGATACAGGAACTGCTTGCCGAGGTGGAGGTGACGCCAGCCGAGGTGTCTGAGATGCTGCTGCGGAACGAGGACGCCGACGTTGCGCTCCTCGGGCTAGTTGAGTTTCTCACAGCCAAGAAGCAGGGGGAGAAAGATTCAGTTAAGGCATGA